Sequence from the Streptomyces peucetius genome:
TCGCCCGAAGCGGGCGAGACGGATGTCGTGCACCCGGCCGAGTCGGCGGCCGTCGGTGTCGACCGCTTCCGCGCCGAGCAGATCAGTCGCTTTCACGCATCCCTCCCGGAATCCGTTCGATCAGCCTGTGGCGCAGCCACCGCTCCACGGCCGTCAACGAGGGGAAGGCGTCGGCGGGGGACGCCAGCCGCACCACGGTTCCGATCTCGTCGATCGCAGCCACCGGGATCTCGATGGGGCCCTGGCGTCCGGAGAGCCGTTCGGCCAGGCGCATCCACCACCACCCCGTCCTGCCTCCGAGGCGGGCCGCGAAGGCTCGTTGGCCGATGAGCACCGCTGCGAGGACGGGCGGCTCGTGCTCGTCCCCCTCGGTGAAGAGAAGATCGTCGACCTTCCCCAGCGAGACGCCCTTGCTGTCGACGACCTGGCGGTCGAGGAGTTGCAGGCCGGCATCCAGGTATTCGGTCATAGTCCTGCCTTGGTAGCGATCAGCAAGGGCAGCGCAGCCACCGCTCCGGCCAGCACGATGACGAGGTAGACGACGCCGACCGCGTTGGCCAGGCGTCCGTTGACCCGGTCGCCCACGTACCGGCGGTCGTTGGCGATCACCAGGATCGGCAGATAGGTCACCGGCAGGACGGCAGCGCCCAGGTAGACGGCGTAGATCGTGATCGTGACCGGGTTGACCGTGGTCAGCGCCACTGCCACCGCGGCGAGCAGGGTGACCAGCAGCAGGGTGTGGAAGCGGCCGGCGTCGGCCGGACGGGCGGTCTTGCCCCAGGTCCAGCCGAAGTGGTGGGCGACGGTGTAGCCGGACGACAGCAGTGTTTCGATGGTCGAGCCGAAGACCGCGGCCACGATGCCGAGGAGAGCCAGCGCGAATCCGACCTTCCCCAACGCCAGGACGACGGGCAGGACGGTCTGGCTGAGGTTCTCCACCTGGATGCCGGCGGGCTGCAGTACCTGGTGGGCGACGACCTGGATGCCGATGGCGAGGATGCCGCCGATCGGATATCCGACCCAGCAGTTCATCCGCACCTCCGTGAGGTTGCGGGCCCGCCAGCGGTGCTCGACGGCCGCGGAGGAGAAG
This genomic interval carries:
- a CDS encoding Nramp family divalent metal transporter, coding for MKKILSLALGVFTAIGGFIDIGDLITDALIGARFGLALVWVTVVAVIGVALYSEMAGRVAVVTGRTVFDLIRERMGARVGLAAVVVSYLVNAIALVAELCGIALAIELLTDVHYLLWVPPVAFLAWLVIWRVPFEMMERVYGLAGMALFVFVVAVWQLGPDWGQMLHDVTRPSLPFGEGLPTYFFYALVMLGAQMTPYEVFFFSSAAVEHRWRARNLTEVRMNCWVGYPIGGILAIGIQVVAHQVLQPAGIQVENLSQTVLPVVLALGKVGFALALLGIVAAVFGSTIETLLSSGYTVAHHFGWTWGKTARPADAGRFHTLLLVTLLAAVAVALTTVNPVTITIYAVYLGAAVLPVTYLPILVIANDRRYVGDRVNGRLANAVGVVYLVIVLAGAVAALPLLIATKAGL